The genomic segment ATGAAAATCCGTATAGCCTGAAAGGTACGAGTGGCCGGGTCTTTGCCTTTCTCGCGGGTCTTGACGGCGTTTGCCACGATCTTGGCAAGCTGTCGTGTGCCAGTAATGGGCTCGATTGTCCGGCCAGCAACAATCGCCTTTGCAATCTGAACAGCAAACCGTTCTTCCCCATAATCACGTACCACCTTTCCGATTGTTTGTTCATCCGCGCTGGCCAGCCACTCTGCAGCTGATATGCCACGCGTCGTATCCATCCGCATGTCGAGCGGACCGTCAGCACGAAAACTGAAACCCCGGCTGGCATCGTCGACTTGCGGCGATGAGATGCCAAGGTCCAGCAACACCCCATCGACTTGCTTTATTCCTCTTTCCTGCAAGGCCTGCGCCATCGTCGCAAAACTGTCATGCACAATCTCGAAACGTGGATCAGCGATCGTGCTTGCCGTGGCGATGGCTTGCGGGTCCTTGTCAAAGGCGATCAAACGACCACGCTCGCTCAGGCTTTCCAAAATCTTGCGGCTATGGCCGCCGCGGCCGAAAGTACCGTCGACGTAGATACCGTCGGCGCGTGCGCCCTCGATCACCAGCGCACTGACAGCCTCATCCAATAACACGGTGCGGTGCTGGAACTCGGGCACCACTGGTTCACTCATGGCGGGCCTGTCAGAACGAAAAATTATTTAACACATCGGGCATGCCAGTCGCAACGGCCTGCGACTCGCTCTCAGCCAGTTTGGCCGCGTCCCAAATCTCGAAATGGCTTCCCATGCCCAGCAACATGACGTCGCGCGTCAGACCGACGGCTGCGCGCAGTTCCGGCGCAACCAGGATCCGGCCGGCGGAGTCGAGTTCGACATCCGAGGCGTTGCCAAGGAAAATCCGCTGCCAGGCGCGCGCCGACATCGGCCACGCGGCGATTTGCTCGCGGTGGCTTTCCCAGACCGGGCGCGGGAACAGCAACAGGCAACCGTGCGGGTGCTTGGTAAGCGTCAGCCGCCCCTCGCACTGGACCGTCAGCGCGTCACGATGCTTGGATGGCACAGCCATCCGTCCTTTTGCATCGAGATTTAATGCTGACGCCCCCTGAAACACCGCATACGCTCCTGTTAATTTGCTAAATTCTGGAAAAAATTTCTTTCCAAGTCAGTAAAAATGCCCCACAAAAAAACACTTTTCCACACTTTCACCCACTTTAGAGGATGCACTATTCTAGGTCAAGCCATTTAGCAGCGAGCAATTGGAAAATATGCGAGTAAAGTCAATGACTTAGCGCCACTATTTAAAGATTCCCAAAGAATGCATTACATTGAATTACTAAATAAATGAAGGACTTAGCGAAAGTTGTAAATGTCAGCTCTGAGATATACACATGTGTTTGCAGCAAACATGCCGAAACAAAGGTTCACAATTGGACAGAGTGTTGGACATCCAAAATGGTACAAATCGCAGATAAAGAAGGGAGTAGGCAGCTTGATAGTGCGGAATGGATAGCTTGGATGATGCGATATAAAAATATTTCACGACGACAATAAAACAACTACAACCATTTGATCCGGCTCTTCGCGGCGGCGGCGACCTAGCCAACCAATCGTCCCCCTCGTACACGCAAACCTTTCTTGGCCAGCCCCGGCGCCAGTGCGCTCAGATGTGCCAAGGCATCACCGCTGTGCGCATGGCAGATAGCCACGGCGAGTGCATCGGCGGCATCGGTACCCGGCAAGCCGGGCAATTGCAACAGCCGCTGCACCATATCCTGGACTTGCTGTTTTTGCGCCTTGCCATGACCGGCGACTGCTTGCTTGATTTGCAAAGCGGTATATTCAGCAACCGGCAAGTCTGCACTCACTAACGCACAAATGGCCGCACCACGGGCTTGCCCGAGCAATAGTGTCGATTGTGGATTAACGTTGACGAAGACTTTCTCGATCGCCGAACAATCCGGCGTGTAGGTGCGGATGACCTCGGAAACACTGGCCAATATCACCTTCAGCCGTTGCGGCAAGTCGGCATCCGGCGTCTTGATGGTACCCGAGGCGACATAGCTGAGCTTGCTGCCCTGTTTGTCGATGATACCGAAGCCGGTGGTCCGCAGACCTGGGTCGATGCCTAGGATTTTCATATTCTGGAGCGCTTCGCCGTTGCCTGCACCAGCGAAGCACTGCTCAACAACTTAGTGACAAAAATTAATGACGGAAATGACGGGTGCCGGTTAGCAACATGACGACGCCATGCTCATCCGCTGCATCGATCACTTCCTGGTCACGCATCGAACCGCCCGGCTGCACTACGCAGGTTGCGCCGGCATCGACAACGACATCCAGGCCGTCACGGAACGGGAAGAAGGCATCAGACGCCACAGCCGAACCAACCAGCGACAAGCCGGCGTTTTGCGCCTTGATCGACGCGATGCGGGCGGAATCGACACGGCTCATCTGGCCGGCGCCGACACCCAGCGTCATGCCGTTACCACAGAACACGATCGCATTCGATTTGACGAACTTGGCGACGCGCCAGGCAAACATCAGGTCCTGCAATTGCTGCTGGGTCGGCTGCTTCTTGCTGACAACTTTCAATTCGCCCAGAGCGACATTGCGTGCGTCCGGCGATTGCACCAGCAAACCACCGCCCACGCGCTTGAAATCATGCAAATTGATCGCATGTGCCAACGGGATTTCCAGCAGGCGGACATTCTGTTTGGCAGCGAAAATCTGCTTGGCTTGCTCAGTGAACGATGGTGCGATGATCACTTCAACGAATTGCTTGGCGACCGCTTCGGCGGCATTGCCGTCGAGTTCCTGGTTGAAGGCGATGATGCCGCCAAAAGCCGAGGTCGGATCGGTTTGCAGCGCCTTGCTATAGGCTTCCAGCGGATTCGCGCCGATGGCGACACCGCAAGGATTGGCATGCTTGATGATGACGCAGGCGGTGTCGCTGAAGGTCTTGACGCACTCCCACGCTGCATCGGCATCGGCGATGTTGTTGTACGACAATTCCTTGCCTTGCAATTGCTTGTAGTTGGCCAGCGCGCCTTCGACATGGCGGGTGTCGCGATAGAACGCCGCCGACTGGTGCGGGTTTTCGCCGTAGCGCATTTCCTGCACTTTTTCGAAATGCAGGTTCAGGGTTGCCGGATAGGCGCTGCGGGTGGCGTGTTGCTTGTCTTCGCCCAGCGAAGTGAAATAGTTGGTGATGGCGCCGTCGTATTGCGCGGTGTGGGCAAAGACCTTCTTCGCCAGCGCAAATTTGGTGCCGTAGCCGACCTCGCCCTGATTCGCCTTCAGTTCGCCCAGCACTGCCGCGTAATCGCTAGGATCGCACAGGACGATGACATCTTTATGGTTCTTGGCCGAGGAACGCAGCATGGCAGGGCCGCCGATGTCGATGTTCTCGATGGCGTCTTCCAGCGAACACTGCTCCTTGGCAATGGTCTGCTGGAACGGGTAGAGATTGACCACCACCATGTCGATCATCGGGATTTGGTGTTGCGTCAGCGCCGCCATGTGCTCAGGAAAGTCGCGGCGCGCCAGGATACCGCCATGGACTTTCGGATGCAGGGTCTTGACGCGGCCATCCAGCATTTCCGGGAAACCGGTGTAATCCGCCACTTCCGTGACCTTGATGCCGTTATCGGCAAGCAGCTTGGCGGTGCCGCCGGTCGACAGAATATTCACGCCAAGCGCCGACAACTCTTTTGCGAAATCGAGTATCCCGGTCTTGTCGGATACGGAAATGAGGGCTTGTTTGATCATAGTGAAAACTCAGGAAGGTGATGAATGACGGGAAGGCGGACTTGGTGAATGGACTACAAATAACTGAATCAGGTGGGACTCGCAGTTCCCTGTGACGGGCATGACAGTCTGCGGTCGTATTTACTGGTCGTATTACTAAACAAGCTTTGCCACATTTTACTGCCTGGGCGTGACCGGCATGACCGACACACCCGGCAATGCAAAAGCGTAAATTTTTATTACAACAGGCCGTGCTGCTGCAATTTCTTGCGCAGGGTATTGCGATTGATGCCCAACATTTCGGCGGCATGCGACTGGTTACCCTCGGCGCGCGCGATCACGGCTTCCAATACCGGCTTTTCAACCGTGGAAATCACCATGTCGTACACGTTCGACGGCGGCTGTTCACCCAAATCCTTGAAATATTTTTCAAGGCTTTGCTTTACCACGTCTTGGATACTTTCTTTACTCATTCTTTTTTACTATTCTTTTTCAAGATCCGGATTAAATCCCATCCAGTCCTGTTTCTTGTTGATCTGATTCAGGCCGCCATCTGCTCGGCCACCCCGTATTGTAACCGCTCCCCAAACGCAAACTGCGATTCGAAGAAGCTATTTACTGCTGCCAGTTGCTGGCCACAGTCTTCCAGCAGGTTCATACGCTGCCGGAATGCCTCGCCGCCCGGCAAATCCCTTACGTACCAGCCTATATGTTTGCGCGCGGTACGGACTCCCAGGTAATCCCCGTAAAACCCGTAGTGAGCGCGCAAATGTTCATCCATCAATTGTTGCACTTCAGCCACCAGCGGCGCCGGCAAATATTCACCGGTGCGCAGGTAATGATCGATCTCACGGAAAATCCATGGCCGCCCCTGCGCTGCACGGCCAACCATGATGGCATCGGCCTTGGTGTATTCAAGCACCTGGCGCGCCTTTTCCGGCGTCGCGATATCGCCGTTGGCGACGACCGGGATGCCCACTGCCGCTTTGACTGCGGCAATGGTCTGGTATTCAGCGTCGCCGCTATAGCCGTCAGCGCGGGTGCGTCCGTGCAAGGTCAGCATTGCGATGCCGTTGGCTTCCGCCAGCCTGGCTATATTCAAGGCATTCTTGTTGAGGCGATCCCAGCCGGTGCGAAACTTCAACGTCACAGGCACGTCCGCCGCCTTGACCACCGCTTCCAGAATCTTCGCCACCAATTGCTCGTCTTGCAACAAAGCCGAACCGCACCAGCTGTTGCATACCTTCTTGACCGGACATCCCATGTTGATATCGATGATCTGGGCACCGTGGTCGACGTTGTATTTTGCACATTCCGCCAGCATCAGCGGGTCGGCGCCGGCGATCTGCACCGCTCTTGGCTCCATCTCGCCGTCGTGATTGATACGGCGCGAAGTTTTCTCGGTCTGCCACAGACGCGGATTGGAAGCGGCCATTTCCGACACGGCATAGCCGGCACCCAACTCTTTACAGAGCTGCCGGAATGGTCTGTCCGTGACACCTGCCATCGGTGCCACAAAAACATTGTTACGCAGGAAATAGGGGCCAATGTTCATGGAAAATTCAAGGCGCTATCGATAACTCGAGATGCGTTGCAGCGGGAAAGGCGTCATTTTATCGCGATTGCCGCCGCACGCGGGTTATTCTCGGTGCCGCAGTTAGAGCTCGTCTTCAGCCACCGTGTTGGAACTGACCAGATGCTGCGTCGCGTAGTGGATCAGCTCATCAAGCCCGCGGCCATCGGCGCCATAGGTAGCCACCCCTACCGAGAGCGCAAGCCGGATCGACCAGTTCTCGATATTTACCGGGTGATTCTTGAAATGGCCGATAAATGCAGCCGCCAGATTATCCGCGTCCACCGTGTCGGTCGCAGGCAACACATACAGGAATTCGGTCGCATTCCAGCGCCCGCCGCTATCGGCCTTGCGCAACTGGCCGCCGGTGTCCTTGGCAAAGGCCGCCAGGATATTGTCGGCCACAGCCCAGCCATAAAGATCATTAATCTTGTGAAAATCATCCAGCTGACAGTACAGGATCGACAGCGGCGACTCATCCGTCGCGGTCGCCGCCACCGCTTCTTCATAGACATGGACAATCCGGCGCCGTGTCAGCAAACCGGTCAGCGAATCAAGCTGTGCCTGGCGTGTCAGCAGATGCGACAGGTTGGATTGTTTCCAGATCACTTCGCAGACATGGCCGAAGGCCTGGAATGAGGCTAGTCCGGTTGCGGAAAAATAATCCTGGCTGTCGGCATAAAACACCATCATGCCGTGCATGCGGGCTTTTTCAGAGCGTAACGGAATGGCCAGCGCAGCCTTGACGGAACATCGCTCGGGATTCGCCTGCCAGGGCGCAAACAAAGCCTGGAAATCGCTGTCGTGGCCAGCTTCCCAATCCGCGGTCTGGGCAAACGGCGCAACGTAATCAAAACAATCCTTCGTCAGCCGCCATTGATCCGACTCCCCCAATGCCTTGCCGACAATCGCTGTCGGCTTGATCGTTGCTTCCGAGTCATCCTGGCAAAAACCAACCCATACCAACCGTATATGCGGACTGGCTGGCAAGATCATCTGACACAGCCGCTTGACGCTATCGCGCCCGCTGTAGGCCTGGGGCAAGGTTTGCAGCAACTGATGAAGGACGCCGACCAGCGCCAGTTGCTCGTCGTTCAACGTCGAGGATGGCTCCGGCTGGGCAACCCTTTTCCCCGTGGCCGATTCCACCAATTGTTCGGAGTCGGCAGCACGCTGCGCCCAGGAGGGAAAGAGGTTAAGTTTCATGCTGGCGGTCCCGCTGTTGTTTTAGTTCTTGTCAGCAAGATTAGCACAAGCACGCTGCCTTTATCGCAACTGTTTTCACTGCAGCTTATACAGATTTATAGCAGTTTTTGATAGTTGATCTACGGAAATATTACATGCTTCTACTGCAATATTTCCCCCCCGCCATTTTATGCACCAGGCTAACGGTCGACTTCATCCAGCGTCAGCTCGTCCAGATGGGCGACGTCGGCCCAGCCATCCACCCGCAGTGGCTGCGCCCATTCGGTATTCCAGCTCAGACGATTGATGCTGGCATTGAAGATATCGCAGTTGCGCGGCTGCTCCAGCGGCAGTGAATTCGCGTAGCGGTAGATGCAATCGAGTACGCCGCCATGAGTGACGATGGCAATCCGCGTCCGATCGGCGGACGCCAGTATCGCCAGCAATGCATGTACTGCCCGTTGATAGAATTCACGCATGGTTTCTGCAACATGCACACCGGCCGGATAACGAAAATCGACATCGCGTCCCATCAGGGCAGCATAAGCCTCGGGAAAGCGTTCCGCCGCCTCCGGATAACGCAGGCCTTCCAGCGCACCGTAGCAACGCTCACGCAAACCAGCGTCGAGTTGCAACGGCAGATTACGGGCGGCGGCCAACGGTACAGCGGTTTGCTGCGCACGTTGCAGATCGCTGCTGAAGATAGCGTCGAGGGCGACGCCATCCAGGCAACGAGCCAATGCTTGCGCCTGGCGTTCACCCACCTGGTTCAGTGCAATATCGAGATGACCCTGCAGGCGACGCTCCAGGTTCCAGTCTGTTTCGCCGTGGCGTATCAATAAGATTTGTGTAGTTGCCATAGATTTTCTGCAAGGCCGGCCAACTTTATAAAGCCGGATTCAAAGTATAAAGACCGACGATCGACTCCTCCGCCAGGATATGACCGTGCATGGCGGCCTGCACCTGTGCACCTGTGAACTTGCCGGTCACCGCCAGGCGCGGAATAGACAATGCGTACAAGGTGAAGATATAACGATGCACGATCTCATCGTTCCACGGCGGACAAGGGCCGTCGTAACCGAAGTAGTCGCCGCTCATCGCCGCATCGCTGGCGAACCAGCCGGTGTAGTCGTTCAAGCCTTGGCGGATACCCGGCAGCGGGCTGTTCGGTGCTTCCGGACCGGGCTTGCCGCGCGGCGTGATGCCGTCGCTGAATGCTCCGGCAGCAATCAAGGAAGTGGTCGGCGGCAGGTCCAGCAGCAGCCAATGGAAAAAATCGACACGCGGCAAATCCACCGGCACCGTCTTGCCTTCCTGGTTAACATCGTCGCCGCGCGACGGCACATCCGGATCGTGACATACCAACACTAGCGATCGCGTGGCGGCCGGAAGTTGCTCCCAGGCCAGGTGCGGATTGCGATTGGCCGACAAAGCGATATGGGTTTCGGGGCTGACCACGGCGAAAGCGAATTCGCCAGGAATATACGCGCCGTCCTTAAAAGAATTGCTCCAGAGTTTCACAGTAAGCTCCCGTCGATAAATTCAGATCTGCCAGACTACAGCAAAAAAAACGCCTACGCTTTGGAGGCCGGCGGTTTTACCTGCAGCCAGAATGTCACCGGGCCGTCATTGGTCAGCGACACTTTCATGTCGGCGCCAAACTGGCCAGTTTGCACCAATGCATGGCGACCGCTGGCCTGCCGCACAAAATAGTCGAACAAGCGGCGGCCTTCTTCCGGCGCGGCGGCAGGTGTAAACGATGGCCGCGTACCCGATTGCGTATCCGCCGCCAGCGTGAATTGCGGCACCAGCAGCAAACCGCCGCCAATGTCGCTCACACTGCGATTCATCTTGCCTGCATCGTCGCTGAACACGCGATAACCGAGCAGCTTGGCAAGCAAGGCATCAGCCTGCTTTTCACTATCTCCGCGTTCGGCGCACAGCAGCACCATCAAACCCGCGTCGATAGCACCGACCGTGAGGCCATCAACCACAACGCTGGCATGACTGACCCGTTGCAACAATCCGATCATGACAGACTCGTCATGCGGTCAACGTTACCCGCGCAAACTTGCGCTTGCCGACTTGAATCACGAAAGTCGCCGCATCGACTTTCAAGCCTTTGTCGCTGACCACAGCACCATCAATCCGGACTCCGCCCTGCTCCACCATACGCAAGGCTTCCGACGTTGATGGGCAAAGGTTGGTTTGCTTCAGCAACTGGCCAATACCGA from the Collimonas arenae genome contains:
- the rsmH gene encoding 16S rRNA (cytosine(1402)-N(4))-methyltransferase RsmH gives rise to the protein MSEPVVPEFQHRTVLLDEAVSALVIEGARADGIYVDGTFGRGGHSRKILESLSERGRLIAFDKDPQAIATASTIADPRFEIVHDSFATMAQALQERGIKQVDGVLLDLGISSPQVDDASRGFSFRADGPLDMRMDTTRGISAAEWLASADEQTIGKVVRDYGEERFAVQIAKAIVAGRTIEPITGTRQLAKIVANAVKTREKGKDPATRTFQAIRIFINQELEELEIVLDQAFRQLGQQGRLVVISFHSLEDRIVKQFLASKAKLPQPDRRLPIRAVDLPQPELKLISRVKPSDAEVADNPRARSAIMRVGERLGASGPQAGGQA
- the mraZ gene encoding division/cell wall cluster transcriptional repressor MraZ, which translates into the protein MFQGASALNLDAKGRMAVPSKHRDALTVQCEGRLTLTKHPHGCLLLFPRPVWESHREQIAAWPMSARAWQRIFLGNASDVELDSAGRILVAPELRAAVGLTRDVMLLGMGSHFEIWDAAKLAESESQAVATGMPDVLNNFSF
- the ruvC gene encoding crossover junction endodeoxyribonuclease RuvC, with product MKILGIDPGLRTTGFGIIDKQGSKLSYVASGTIKTPDADLPQRLKVILASVSEVIRTYTPDCSAIEKVFVNVNPQSTLLLGQARGAAICALVSADLPVAEYTALQIKQAVAGHGKAQKQQVQDMVQRLLQLPGLPGTDAADALAVAICHAHSGDALAHLSALAPGLAKKGLRVRGGRLVG
- the purH gene encoding bifunctional phosphoribosylaminoimidazolecarboxamide formyltransferase/IMP cyclohydrolase, producing MIKQALISVSDKTGILDFAKELSALGVNILSTGGTAKLLADNGIKVTEVADYTGFPEMLDGRVKTLHPKVHGGILARRDFPEHMAALTQHQIPMIDMVVVNLYPFQQTIAKEQCSLEDAIENIDIGGPAMLRSSAKNHKDVIVLCDPSDYAAVLGELKANQGEVGYGTKFALAKKVFAHTAQYDGAITNYFTSLGEDKQHATRSAYPATLNLHFEKVQEMRYGENPHQSAAFYRDTRHVEGALANYKQLQGKELSYNNIADADAAWECVKTFSDTACVIIKHANPCGVAIGANPLEAYSKALQTDPTSAFGGIIAFNQELDGNAAEAVAKQFVEVIIAPSFTEQAKQIFAAKQNVRLLEIPLAHAINLHDFKRVGGGLLVQSPDARNVALGELKVVSKKQPTQQQLQDLMFAWRVAKFVKSNAIVFCGNGMTLGVGAGQMSRVDSARIASIKAQNAGLSLVGSAVASDAFFPFRDGLDVVVDAGATCVVQPGGSMRDQEVIDAADEHGVVMLLTGTRHFRH
- a CDS encoding Fis family transcriptional regulator, with product MSKESIQDVVKQSLEKYFKDLGEQPPSNVYDMVISTVEKPVLEAVIARAEGNQSHAAEMLGINRNTLRKKLQQHGLL
- the dusB gene encoding tRNA dihydrouridine synthase DusB, whose translation is MNIGPYFLRNNVFVAPMAGVTDRPFRQLCKELGAGYAVSEMAASNPRLWQTEKTSRRINHDGEMEPRAVQIAGADPLMLAECAKYNVDHGAQIIDINMGCPVKKVCNSWCGSALLQDEQLVAKILEAVVKAADVPVTLKFRTGWDRLNKNALNIARLAEANGIAMLTLHGRTRADGYSGDAEYQTIAAVKAAVGIPVVANGDIATPEKARQVLEYTKADAIMVGRAAQGRPWIFREIDHYLRTGEYLPAPLVAEVQQLMDEHLRAHYGFYGDYLGVRTARKHIGWYVRDLPGGEAFRQRMNLLEDCGQQLAAVNSFFESQFAFGERLQYGVAEQMAA
- a CDS encoding GGDEF domain-containing protein, which produces MKLNLFPSWAQRAADSEQLVESATGKRVAQPEPSSTLNDEQLALVGVLHQLLQTLPQAYSGRDSVKRLCQMILPASPHIRLVWVGFCQDDSEATIKPTAIVGKALGESDQWRLTKDCFDYVAPFAQTADWEAGHDSDFQALFAPWQANPERCSVKAALAIPLRSEKARMHGMMVFYADSQDYFSATGLASFQAFGHVCEVIWKQSNLSHLLTRQAQLDSLTGLLTRRRIVHVYEEAVAATATDESPLSILYCQLDDFHKINDLYGWAVADNILAAFAKDTGGQLRKADSGGRWNATEFLYVLPATDTVDADNLAAAFIGHFKNHPVNIENWSIRLALSVGVATYGADGRGLDELIHYATQHLVSSNTVAEDEL
- a CDS encoding histidine phosphatase family protein, whose translation is MATTQILLIRHGETDWNLERRLQGHLDIALNQVGERQAQALARCLDGVALDAIFSSDLQRAQQTAVPLAAARNLPLQLDAGLRERCYGALEGLRYPEAAERFPEAYAALMGRDVDFRYPAGVHVAETMREFYQRAVHALLAILASADRTRIAIVTHGGVLDCIYRYANSLPLEQPRNCDIFNASINRLSWNTEWAQPLRVDGWADVAHLDELTLDEVDR
- a CDS encoding YbhB/YbcL family Raf kinase inhibitor-like protein, coding for MKLWSNSFKDGAYIPGEFAFAVVSPETHIALSANRNPHLAWEQLPAATRSLVLVCHDPDVPSRGDDVNQEGKTVPVDLPRVDFFHWLLLDLPPTTSLIAAGAFSDGITPRGKPGPEAPNSPLPGIRQGLNDYTGWFASDAAMSGDYFGYDGPCPPWNDEIVHRYIFTLYALSIPRLAVTGKFTGAQVQAAMHGHILAEESIVGLYTLNPAL
- the dtd gene encoding D-aminoacyl-tRNA deacylase; the encoded protein is MIGLLQRVSHASVVVDGLTVGAIDAGLMVLLCAERGDSEKQADALLAKLLGYRVFSDDAGKMNRSVSDIGGGLLLVPQFTLAADTQSGTRPSFTPAAAPEEGRRLFDYFVRQASGRHALVQTGQFGADMKVSLTNDGPVTFWLQVKPPASKA